In a genomic window of Halobiforma lacisalsi AJ5:
- the hemB gene encoding porphobilinogen synthase gives MDLTHRPRRLRQDGVRGLVSETSLEPTDLIAPVFVDATTDERRPIESMPGHERVPLEAAVDRVEEVLETGVEAVMLFGVPESKDPEGTRAWADDGVVQEATRRITAETDAYVVTDVCLCEYTDHGHCGTLEDGLQNGSSDGAEGDGTGDSHVPGEGHSLPEEPSITVDNDATLESLRKIAVSHADAGADMVAPSGMMDGMVGAIREALDAAGHEHVPIMSYAAKYESAFYGPFRDAADGAPAFGDRRHYQMDPANAREAVREVALDVEQGADVLMVKPALPYLDVVATVRREFDHPVAAYNVSGEYAMLQAAAEKGWLDLESVALESLLSIKRAGADLILTYFAEDVASRLIEDD, from the coding sequence ATGGACCTCACCCATCGCCCCCGACGGCTCCGCCAGGACGGCGTCCGCGGGCTCGTCAGCGAGACGAGCCTCGAGCCCACCGACCTCATCGCTCCGGTGTTCGTCGACGCGACGACCGACGAGCGCCGGCCGATCGAGTCGATGCCGGGCCACGAGCGCGTCCCGCTCGAGGCGGCCGTCGACCGCGTCGAGGAAGTCCTGGAGACGGGCGTCGAGGCGGTCATGCTGTTCGGCGTCCCCGAATCGAAAGACCCCGAGGGGACTCGCGCGTGGGCCGACGACGGCGTCGTCCAGGAGGCGACGCGCCGGATCACGGCCGAGACCGACGCCTACGTCGTCACCGACGTCTGCCTCTGTGAGTACACCGACCACGGCCACTGCGGGACGCTCGAGGACGGGCTCCAGAACGGCTCGAGCGACGGAGCCGAGGGCGACGGAACCGGAGACAGTCACGTCCCCGGCGAGGGCCACTCGCTCCCCGAGGAGCCGTCGATCACCGTCGACAACGACGCCACCCTCGAGTCGCTCCGGAAGATCGCGGTCTCGCACGCCGACGCGGGCGCGGACATGGTCGCCCCGAGCGGGATGATGGACGGGATGGTCGGCGCGATCCGGGAGGCCCTGGACGCCGCCGGCCACGAACACGTCCCGATCATGAGCTACGCCGCCAAGTACGAGAGCGCCTTCTACGGCCCCTTCCGGGACGCCGCCGACGGCGCGCCCGCCTTCGGCGACCGCCGCCACTACCAGATGGACCCCGCGAACGCCCGCGAGGCCGTCCGCGAGGTCGCGCTGGACGTCGAACAGGGCGCGGACGTCCTGATGGTCAAACCCGCGCTCCCCTATCTCGACGTCGTCGCGACCGTCCGCAGGGAGTTCGACCACCCCGTCGCCGCGTACAACGTCTCCGGCGAGTACGCCATGCTGCAGGCCGCCGCCGAGAAGGGGTGGCTCGACCTCGAGTCGGTCGCCCTCGAGTCGCTGCTGTCGATCAAGCGGGCGGGCGCGGACCTGATCCTGACCTACTTCGCGGAGGACGTGGCGTCGCGATTGATCGAGGACGACTGA